The following DNA comes from Nitrospinota bacterium.
CCGGCACCCTTTCGACGAGGGTCCTTTCGATCCCCATGCGCAGGGTGATAGAGGCAGAAGGACAGCCGGAGCAGGAGCCTTGAAGCCGGACGAGCACATCGCCATCGTCGTTGGCGTCAATGAATTCCACGTTACCGCCGTCGGCCATAAGGGAGGGCCTGATTTCGTCCAAAGCTTCTTCTATCTTTTTCTTGTCCACCATACAGGTCAAGTCTCCTTTTAAACTTGTTAAATGACCGTTGATTGATTATTCAACTCTACTATAAACCATCAAATAACGAAAGTCATACTAAAACACTCGGGTATTTTGATGATTTAAATAAATTAAAGATTCAGATTTATGTTACTTTTTATGAATCTTTTCACTAGTGTCCCAACGTTAGTCGAACAAAAACAGCTGATTGTCTGAAACCGGCTGAAATCCGTTTGTGACAGTTTCCGCAAGCAGTTGATCCAACGGGGTTTTCTCGAACATTGTGAGGCTCAGAATCTGTAGAATTTC
Coding sequences within:
- a CDS encoding NifU family protein codes for the protein MVDKKKIEEALDEIRPSLMADGGNVEFIDANDDGDVLVRLQGSCSGCPSASITLRMGIERTLVERVPGVRSVQAIM